One window of Pseudacidobacterium ailaaui genomic DNA carries:
- the purF gene encoding amidophosphoribosyltransferase, protein MRPAVRGGEVASCRARGTDKLREECGVVAIHGHPDAARQAYLGLYALQHRGQESAGIATADGTNLFNIKGMGLVADIFTEEVLSKLTGEMAIGHTRYSTTGDSALLNAQPIRVDSTRGLIAIAHNGNLVNLGNVRAKLEREGAFFQTTSDSEIIVQLIAHSKASTLVEAIADSLRQVDGAFSIVMMTRDRIFAARDPRGFRPLSMGRIENPDGPDTIVFASETCAFDLLRAKFERDVKPGELVMVTKDGVTSVQYASGIPQSSCIFEHVYFARPDSKIYNRWVQESREEMGRQLARESHVEADLVVPVPDSGVTAAIGYAAESGIPFRFGLIRNHYVGRTFIEPEQRVRDFGVKLKLNPVRNLLEGKRIILIDDSIIRGTTSRKIVRMVRAAGAKEVHMRISCPPTTSPCFYGVDTPRKKELIAANNSIEEIRQFIEADSLAYLSLPGLQKACDGGEGNRFCVACYTGEYPTSWVDVQEVLPAAASR, encoded by the coding sequence ATGCGGCCCGCAGTAAGGGGCGGTGAGGTTGCGTCTTGCCGTGCCCGCGGCACTGACAAGCTGCGCGAAGAGTGCGGCGTCGTCGCCATCCATGGGCATCCTGACGCAGCGCGTCAGGCATATCTTGGCCTTTACGCGCTCCAGCATCGCGGGCAGGAATCTGCCGGAATCGCCACGGCGGACGGCACCAATCTCTTCAATATTAAGGGCATGGGGCTGGTGGCGGACATATTCACGGAAGAAGTCCTCTCCAAGCTCACCGGAGAGATGGCCATTGGCCACACGCGCTACTCTACCACCGGCGACTCGGCGCTGCTGAATGCGCAGCCCATCCGCGTGGACTCCACCAGGGGCCTCATTGCCATTGCGCACAATGGCAATCTGGTGAACCTGGGCAATGTGCGTGCAAAGCTGGAGCGCGAAGGCGCATTCTTCCAGACCACCAGTGATTCGGAAATCATTGTCCAGCTCATCGCGCATTCCAAAGCCAGCACGCTGGTCGAGGCCATCGCCGACTCGTTGCGTCAGGTCGACGGCGCCTTCTCCATCGTGATGATGACGCGCGACCGCATCTTTGCCGCCCGCGATCCGCGCGGTTTCCGCCCGCTTTCGATGGGCCGCATCGAGAACCCGGACGGGCCGGACACGATTGTCTTTGCCTCCGAGACCTGCGCCTTCGACCTGCTGCGCGCAAAGTTTGAGCGCGACGTGAAGCCAGGCGAGCTGGTCATGGTCACAAAAGACGGCGTGACTTCCGTCCAGTATGCCAGCGGAATTCCGCAGTCAAGCTGCATCTTTGAGCACGTCTACTTTGCGCGACCGGACAGCAAAATCTACAACCGCTGGGTGCAGGAGAGCCGCGAAGAGATGGGCCGCCAGCTGGCGCGCGAATCACACGTAGAGGCCGACCTGGTCGTTCCCGTTCCGGACAGCGGTGTGACTGCGGCCATCGGCTATGCGGCCGAAAGCGGCATCCCGTTTCGCTTCGGGCTGATTCGCAACCACTACGTCGGGCGTACCTTTATCGAGCCTGAGCAGCGCGTGCGCGACTTCGGCGTAAAGCTCAAGCTGAATCCGGTGCGCAATTTGCTTGAGGGCAAGCGCATCATCCTGATTGATGACTCCATCATTCGCGGCACCACCAGCCGCAAAATCGTGCGTATGGTGCGTGCGGCGGGTGCAAAGGAAGTCCATATGCGCATCAGTTGTCCGCCGACCACCTCGCCCTGTTTTTATGGCGTAGACACTCCGCGCAAAAAAGAGCTGATTGCAGCCAACAACTCCATCGAAGAGATCCGCCAGTTTATTGAGGCCGACTCGCTTGCCTATTTGTCGCTGCCTGGGTTACAAAAGGCCTGCGATGGCGGCGAGGGCAACCGCTTCTGCGTTGCCTGTTATACCGGCGAATATCCAACAAGCTGGGTGGATGTCCAGGAGGTCCTGCCGGCGGCAGCGTCCAGATAA
- a CDS encoding DUF6496 domain-containing protein, whose protein sequence is MPAKKKSGSRKYSPAASRSVEREMRAMKEGKLKSGRSGKKVTDPKQAIAIGLSEARKKGAKVPAPAKKASTKKGPSKKNSSAKKKSAQK, encoded by the coding sequence ATGCCAGCAAAAAAGAAGTCCGGCAGCAGAAAGTACAGTCCGGCGGCCTCAAGATCGGTCGAGCGTGAGATGCGCGCCATGAAAGAGGGCAAGCTGAAGAGCGGCCGCAGCGGAAAGAAAGTCACTGACCCCAAACAGGCCATTGCCATCGGTCTTTCTGAAGCGAGGAAGAAGGGGGCCAAGGTGCCCGCCCCGGCCAAAAAGGCAAGCACAAAGAAGGGCCCCTCAAAGAAGAACTCCAGCGCCAAGAAGAAATCTGCGCAAAAATAG
- a CDS encoding FmdB family zinc ribbon protein produces the protein MPLYEYQCNACGHVFEKIKSFSDPEEKECPVCKGQVERLLSAPAVQFKGSGWYVTDYAGKNGSGKRSNTNTTDSSASAEKPAAAGSEKSTSSTAPSTKND, from the coding sequence GTGCCTTTGTATGAATATCAATGCAATGCCTGCGGGCATGTTTTTGAGAAAATCAAGAGCTTCAGCGATCCCGAGGAAAAAGAATGCCCGGTGTGCAAGGGGCAAGTGGAACGTCTGCTCTCTGCCCCGGCCGTGCAGTTTAAAGGCTCCGGATGGTATGTGACCGACTACGCCGGAAAAAATGGAAGCGGCAAGCGCTCCAATACAAATACAACGGACAGCAGTGCTTCTGCAGAGAAGCCTGCGGCGGCCGGGTCTGAAAAGAGTACCTCCTCGACGGCGCCCTCGACAAAGAACGATTAA
- a CDS encoding DsbA family protein, translating into MRFRHRTWAALFAALLAIVPARAQFSNPQTETTPVHNAKALRPPAGARVAIYEFEDMECPDCARANPLLKEAAAKYHIPWVRHDFPLPFHTWSFDAAVDARWFDTKSKKLGDEFRDAVFANQPSITTQDDLRNFAQKFAQQHNLAFPFAVDPQGKLAALVKADYDLGQSIGIQHTPTIWIVTNKTSGTPFVEVVDRSRLYELIDQALAETKNEAATRHSGGK; encoded by the coding sequence ATGCGATTCAGACACAGAACATGGGCCGCTCTGTTTGCGGCGCTTCTGGCCATTGTTCCGGCCAGAGCGCAGTTCTCCAATCCACAGACGGAAACAACGCCGGTGCACAATGCAAAGGCGCTGCGTCCGCCCGCAGGGGCGAGGGTGGCGATCTATGAATTTGAGGACATGGAGTGTCCGGATTGCGCACGCGCGAACCCGCTGTTGAAGGAGGCCGCGGCGAAATACCACATCCCCTGGGTGCGGCATGACTTTCCGCTGCCCTTCCACACCTGGAGCTTTGATGCCGCCGTTGATGCGCGCTGGTTTGACACGAAGTCGAAGAAGCTGGGTGATGAATTCCGGGATGCGGTCTTTGCCAATCAGCCAAGCATTACTACGCAGGACGACCTGCGCAACTTCGCCCAGAAATTCGCGCAGCAGCACAATCTGGCGTTTCCTTTTGCCGTAGACCCCCAGGGCAAACTGGCCGCGCTGGTCAAGGCCGACTATGATCTCGGCCAAAGCATCGGCATCCAGCACACGCCAACGATCTGGATTGTGACCAATAAGACCAGCGGCACTCCATTTGTGGAGGTCGTCGACCGCAGCCGCTTGTATGAGCTGATTGACCAGGCGCTGGCTGAAACGAAAAACGAAGCCGCTACACGCCATTCCGGCGGGAAGTGA
- a CDS encoding histidine triad nucleotide-binding protein produces the protein MDCIFCQIVAGAVPSKKAYEDEQIYAFADIDPRAPVHLLLVPKKHIPSLAQTTEADASLLGHLQATAARLAQEHGLDKGYRTVMNTGPEGGQTVSHLHLHLLGGRQMHWPPG, from the coding sequence ATGGATTGCATCTTCTGCCAGATTGTCGCCGGGGCCGTCCCCTCAAAGAAGGCGTATGAGGATGAGCAGATTTACGCCTTTGCCGATATTGATCCGCGCGCCCCGGTCCACCTTCTGCTTGTGCCCAAAAAGCACATCCCATCGCTGGCGCAGACGACGGAGGCCGACGCGTCGCTGCTGGGGCATCTTCAGGCCACAGCGGCCCGGCTCGCCCAGGAACATGGTCTGGACAAAGGTTATCGCACGGTCATGAATACCGGCCCGGAAGGCGGGCAGACCGTCTCCCACCTACATCTGCATCTACTTGGCGGTCGCCAGATGCACTGGCCCCCGGGCTAG
- a CDS encoding phosphatase PAP2 family protein: MNFRIFALLAGLGWASALLAQQQGDDCSLHHLKPCVVHVAQDELGIVTSPFRMDRADLLWIAPFGMATGLSIDYDAHMMRELGVHPDREDKFKKFSDVAGLYGPTAAPVIGYFVGAGTHNDYLQESSVLAGEATLDAVLLNEGLKYAIDRERPNQGDGTGRFWPHGTRTWPDGQSMPSNHCMVAWSFARIVAGQYNTPATKIAVYSLATAVSASRVLAREHFPSDVIVGSTFGYLIGDYVFRHRSREASLFSLSAVNTAGGRAMQLNINLGRR, translated from the coding sequence ATGAATTTCAGGATTTTCGCGCTGCTTGCCGGCCTGGGCTGGGCAAGCGCTCTGCTTGCCCAGCAGCAGGGCGATGACTGCTCTCTGCACCATCTGAAACCATGCGTGGTCCATGTGGCGCAGGACGAACTGGGCATCGTGACCAGTCCTTTCCGCATGGACCGTGCAGACCTGCTATGGATTGCGCCCTTCGGGATGGCAACCGGGCTTTCGATCGACTATGACGCGCACATGATGCGGGAGCTGGGCGTGCATCCGGACCGCGAGGACAAATTCAAGAAGTTTTCTGACGTTGCGGGCCTTTACGGGCCGACAGCGGCGCCCGTGATTGGATATTTTGTAGGTGCGGGAACGCACAATGACTACCTGCAGGAGTCGTCTGTTTTGGCCGGCGAGGCCACCCTGGACGCGGTCCTGCTGAACGAGGGACTGAAGTACGCCATCGACCGTGAGCGGCCCAACCAGGGCGATGGCACCGGGCGCTTCTGGCCGCATGGAACGCGCACCTGGCCCGACGGACAGTCCATGCCCTCAAACCACTGCATGGTGGCATGGTCCTTTGCCCGGATTGTGGCCGGGCAGTACAACACGCCAGCCACGAAAATCGCCGTTTACTCATTGGCTACGGCGGTCTCGGCCTCACGCGTGCTCGCGCGCGAACACTTCCCTTCAGACGTGATTGTTGGGAGCACCTTCGGATATCTGATTGGCGACTACGTCTTTCGACACCGGTCGCGCGAAGCCAGCCTCTTCTCGCTCTCGGCAGTGAATACGGCCGGCGGACGCGCGATGCAGCTCAATATCAACCTGGGCCGGCGGTAG
- a CDS encoding RNA polymerase sigma factor, translating into MSTLEAQAAVWFYTQPVLNTQEDTGAVITSLVAEYATMLYRVAFSVTRNAAEAEDIVQDTFLRVLRHQEKVREIRDPRVWLVRIAWNLALDRKRRAKTRPETEDLDDHARQLTATERLAEDEVISSQECARILDLIDRLPDKERQALLLSAVEELSTAEIASICSTTESSIRSRIFRARKELALLLARERGGQ; encoded by the coding sequence ATGAGTACGCTTGAGGCACAGGCCGCTGTCTGGTTTTACACTCAACCTGTATTGAATACTCAGGAAGATACAGGAGCAGTCATCACCTCGCTCGTCGCAGAATATGCGACGATGCTCTATCGTGTGGCCTTTTCTGTTACGCGCAATGCGGCGGAAGCCGAAGACATTGTGCAGGACACCTTCCTGCGTGTACTCAGGCACCAGGAAAAGGTCCGGGAAATCCGTGACCCGCGTGTCTGGCTTGTGCGGATTGCCTGGAACCTGGCCCTGGACCGTAAGCGCCGCGCCAAAACACGTCCGGAAACCGAAGACCTTGACGATCACGCGCGGCAGCTGACGGCAACCGAGCGCCTCGCCGAAGATGAGGTCATTTCCTCGCAGGAGTGTGCCCGGATCCTGGACCTGATTGACCGTCTTCCGGACAAAGAGCGTCAGGCGCTGCTGCTCTCCGCTGTGGAAGAGTTGTCCACTGCGGAAATTGCATCCATCTGCTCCACAACGGAATCTTCCATCCGTTCCCGGATCTTTCGCGCTCGCAAGGAACTGGCTTTGCTTCTGGCCAGAGAAAGAGGTGGCCAATGA
- a CDS encoding phage holin family protein has translation MLHLLLRWFLDALCLLIVAWLVPGFRVLNLPSALIAVIVIGLLNVTLGFFLKLITLPLGILTLGLFFLVINALILKMASAVVPGFQVNSFGAAFIGAAALAVLHMIFEALSN, from the coding sequence ATGCTGCATTTGTTGCTGAGATGGTTTCTTGATGCTTTGTGTCTGCTGATTGTGGCCTGGCTGGTGCCCGGCTTCAGGGTGCTGAATCTGCCCTCCGCGCTGATTGCGGTGATTGTGATTGGCCTTCTGAATGTCACTCTGGGATTTTTTCTGAAGCTCATTACACTGCCGCTGGGGATCCTTACGCTGGGGCTGTTCTTTCTGGTCATCAATGCGTTGATTCTGAAGATGGCCAGCGCCGTGGTTCCGGGCTTCCAGGTGAACAGCTTTGGAGCAGCATTCATCGGCGCAGCCGCACTGGCCGTACTGCACATGATCTTCGAGGCCCTGTCGAACTAG
- a CDS encoding sensor domain-containing diguanylate cyclase, with amino-acid sequence MQAQGLNEQFNYTQAMEQLVDVIQQLSLARDLDRILEIVRQAARKLTGADGATFVFREGDQCHYVDEEAIGPLWKGSRFPMSACISGWVMLKRQAVIVPDIFEDPRIPQEAYRPTFVRSLAMVPIRTLDPLGAIGAYWAQPYRPSEGQVRVLQALADTTAVALENVRIYSSLEKQVLERTAELRTANEKIQQLLLIDDLTGLYNRRGFMVLATKLLSVARRSRSFSWVLYADLDNLKQTNDAFGHDAGDRLLWTAAQVLREVARESDVVARIGGDEFAIFGTGEQGPDEIQQRIRTALDQYSAAGNGSIHLSLSTGTAICETDERTSLEDLLNRADQAMYTDKRHRSGKHIV; translated from the coding sequence ATGCAGGCCCAAGGCCTCAACGAGCAATTCAACTATACCCAGGCCATGGAGCAACTGGTGGATGTGATTCAACAGCTTTCCCTGGCCCGCGACCTGGACCGAATTCTGGAGATTGTACGGCAGGCGGCCCGCAAGCTCACGGGGGCCGATGGGGCAACCTTTGTGTTCCGCGAAGGAGACCAGTGCCACTATGTCGACGAAGAGGCCATTGGTCCTCTATGGAAGGGGTCGCGATTTCCGATGAGCGCCTGCATCAGTGGATGGGTGATGCTGAAGCGCCAAGCCGTCATCGTTCCTGACATCTTTGAGGACCCCCGCATTCCCCAGGAGGCCTATCGCCCTACGTTTGTGCGCAGTCTGGCCATGGTCCCGATTCGCACTCTGGACCCTCTGGGTGCGATCGGCGCATACTGGGCGCAACCTTACAGACCCTCCGAAGGCCAGGTCAGGGTCTTGCAGGCGCTGGCCGACACGACGGCCGTGGCCCTTGAAAATGTACGGATCTACTCCAGCCTGGAAAAACAAGTCTTGGAGCGCACGGCGGAGCTGAGAACAGCCAATGAAAAGATCCAGCAGCTTCTGCTGATTGATGATCTGACCGGGCTGTACAACCGGCGTGGATTCATGGTCCTGGCAACGAAGCTGCTTTCCGTCGCGCGGCGATCCAGAAGTTTCTCCTGGGTCCTGTATGCGGACCTCGATAATCTGAAGCAGACCAATGATGCTTTTGGCCATGACGCTGGAGACCGCCTGCTATGGACCGCGGCCCAGGTGCTGCGCGAGGTCGCCCGCGAATCCGATGTGGTCGCGCGCATTGGAGGCGATGAATTTGCTATTTTTGGGACCGGGGAGCAAGGCCCGGACGAGATCCAGCAGAGGATCCGCACTGCACTGGATCAATACAGTGCCGCTGGCAACGGAAGCATCCATCTTTCCCTGAGCACGGGTACCGCAATTTGTGAAACCGATGAGCGTACTTCTCTAGAGGACCTTCTGAACCGCGCGGACCAGGCCATGTACACGGACAAACGACACCGCAGCGGAAAACACATCGTTTAG
- a CDS encoding molybdopterin-dependent oxidoreductase — protein MRTPLLLLWISVVSLSLCAQTLRVQNGSQQASFSRESLQSLPHQTVTVHDPHTNQDETYSGVPLIELLKQVGAPTGHEVRGKVLSQYVVATGSDGYKAILALAEAEPDFHPGDVIVADTMDGKPLDAKIGPFRLVVSEDRRPARSVRNLVSVELKSDK, from the coding sequence ATGCGAACACCTTTGCTTCTGCTCTGGATCAGCGTGGTTTCCCTTTCACTCTGCGCGCAAACGCTCAGAGTGCAGAATGGCAGCCAGCAGGCGTCTTTTTCCAGGGAATCGCTGCAATCTCTTCCTCATCAAACGGTCACCGTGCACGATCCCCATACGAACCAGGACGAAACGTACTCCGGCGTGCCGCTGATAGAGCTATTGAAGCAGGTGGGCGCCCCGACAGGGCACGAGGTGCGGGGCAAGGTGCTTTCGCAATATGTGGTGGCAACGGGATCGGACGGCTACAAGGCAATCCTGGCGCTGGCCGAAGCTGAGCCTGATTTTCATCCCGGCGATGTGATTGTGGCCGATACGATGGACGGAAAACCTCTGGACGCAAAGATTGGCCCATTCCGTCTAGTGGTCTCCGAAGACAGGCGTCCTGCGCGGTCGGTCCGCAACCTGGTTTCTGTGGAGCTGAAGTCCGACAAGTAA
- the nuoI gene encoding NADH-quinone oxidoreductase subunit NuoI — MSIVRNIAAISKGMSITFKEMFQPTEVENYPDGPGPTRGAVLQDRFRGAHVLQRDENGLEKCVACFLCAAACPSNCIYIEAAENTAENRISSSERYAKVYNIDYNRCIFCGYCVEACPTDAITHGHGFELASLNATNLVMRKEDMLVPAVGMPGELAAHSDSVK; from the coding sequence ATGTCCATCGTGCGCAACATCGCGGCCATCAGCAAGGGAATGAGCATCACCTTTAAGGAGATGTTCCAGCCGACCGAGGTAGAAAACTACCCCGACGGCCCCGGCCCCACGCGCGGCGCTGTCCTGCAGGACCGCTTCCGCGGAGCGCATGTGCTCCAGCGCGACGAAAACGGCCTGGAAAAGTGCGTCGCCTGTTTTCTCTGCGCGGCCGCCTGCCCCTCCAACTGTATCTACATTGAGGCCGCCGAGAACACCGCCGAAAACCGCATCTCCAGCTCCGAGCGCTACGCCAAGGTCTACAACATTGATTACAACCGCTGTATCTTTTGCGGATACTGCGTCGAGGCCTGCCCCACCGACGCCATCACCCACGGACACGGCTTTGAGTTGGCCAGCCTGAACGCCACCAACCTCGTCATGCGGAAAGAGGACATGCTGGTGCCGGCCGTCGGTATGCCCGGCGAGCTGGCTGCCCACTCGGATTCGGTGAAGTAA
- the metH gene encoding methionine synthase, which produces MATFLDILKERVIVYDGAMGTNIQAHAPTVDDYWGKEGCNELLVLSRPDIIRSIHASFFEVGCDVVETDSFGSTRIVLAEYDLQDKTRELNIAAAKLAKEVALQFTTPEKPRFVAGSIGPTTKLPSLGHITYDDMAEAYREQAEALIEGGVDILLIETSQDLLQAKIALAACQDAQRKMGRELPIQMQVTLEATGTMLLGSEIGAALAVLECFDPAIIGLNCATGPAEMNDAVRFLCQNATRPISVLPNAGLPQNEGGRAVYKLTPEELAAYHKRFVTEYGVQVVGGCCGTTPAHLRAVVEAVEHAAPAPRSVRPQAVAASAFSAVPLEVDGQPVIVAEEMNTTTRMAHFRDMVRAGDYDGILALAKRLAAEGSQMLDLCCAIVGEDEKGYMNAVLEKIATRVPAPIVVDSTEADVIEEALKRIPGKPVINSINLEDGEKRTSKVLPMARRYGAAVVALTIDEEGMALTADKKVAIAKRIYDLATKKYGLRGIDLIFDPLTLPISTGQEEYRTAGMETLEAVRRIKQELPEAKTILGVSNISFGLSAYARRVLNSVFLKEAVDRGLDAAIVNYSKIYPLYKIPEREVELARRLIFRDESEGDPLQVYMAHFSGLDKSAAASEEVAIESLSTEEKLKQLIIRGERSIGQGSAKQTLEEVLEKALETYTPLDLINTVLLDGMKTVGDLFGARKMQLPSVLDSAATMKAAVAYLEPKMEKMEGAQKGTIVLATVKGDVHDIGKNLVDIILSNNGFKVVNLGIKQPADAIIKAAQEHHADAIGLSGLLVKSTLEMKYVIQDLERLAMETPVICGGAALTRKYVEDDLRREYSSAVFYAEDAFAGLHVMTDLTTEDEEARKKRLEDGKTVKVFTKVTVTEEAAAPAEVSTARSTWVSDAPDVPTPPFYGVRVKKDFCLDEVFAYINETALFKNQWQLKTASATDYIRLVEEKYRPILEDLKKEIKSKDWFHPKLVYGFFPAQADGNDLVVYAPVDPTTSTPKERLRITFPRQRDGRKLSIADFFLPKDSGRFDVVGFSVVTIGDRASQVTKELFEAGDFTRYLYVHGLSVETAEALAELAHKLIRQELGIAGEDSPKIKDLFHQKYRGSRYSFGYPACPNLEDQTKIFDLLEPEKNIGVRLTEGFHLEPEQSTNAIIVHHPQAKYFVV; this is translated from the coding sequence ATGGCCACTTTTCTTGACATCCTGAAAGAGCGCGTCATCGTCTACGACGGCGCCATGGGCACCAACATCCAGGCCCATGCGCCCACCGTAGACGACTACTGGGGTAAAGAGGGCTGCAATGAGCTGCTCGTCCTCAGCCGTCCGGACATCATCCGCAGCATCCATGCCAGTTTTTTTGAGGTGGGCTGCGATGTGGTTGAGACCGACAGCTTCGGCTCCACGCGCATCGTCCTGGCCGAGTACGATCTTCAGGACAAGACCCGCGAGCTGAACATTGCCGCCGCAAAACTGGCCAAAGAAGTCGCCCTGCAGTTTACTACCCCGGAAAAGCCGCGTTTCGTTGCCGGCTCCATCGGTCCTACCACCAAGCTGCCATCGCTCGGCCACATCACTTACGACGATATGGCCGAAGCCTATCGCGAGCAGGCCGAGGCGCTCATTGAAGGTGGCGTGGACATCCTGCTGATTGAAACCAGTCAGGACCTCCTCCAGGCCAAGATCGCGCTTGCCGCCTGCCAGGACGCCCAGCGCAAGATGGGCAGGGAGCTGCCCATCCAGATGCAGGTGACGCTCGAAGCCACGGGCACCATGCTTCTCGGCTCGGAGATTGGTGCGGCGCTGGCGGTCCTTGAATGCTTTGACCCGGCCATCATCGGCCTGAACTGCGCCACCGGTCCGGCCGAGATGAACGATGCTGTGCGCTTCCTCTGCCAGAATGCTACCCGGCCCATCAGCGTGCTGCCCAATGCAGGTCTGCCGCAGAACGAGGGCGGACGTGCCGTCTACAAGCTCACTCCCGAAGAGCTGGCCGCTTACCACAAGCGCTTTGTCACCGAATACGGCGTACAGGTTGTCGGCGGGTGCTGCGGCACCACTCCGGCGCACCTGAGGGCAGTCGTCGAAGCAGTGGAGCATGCCGCGCCGGCCCCCAGAAGTGTAAGGCCCCAGGCCGTCGCCGCCAGCGCCTTCTCCGCCGTTCCGCTGGAAGTGGACGGCCAGCCCGTCATTGTGGCGGAGGAGATGAACACCACCACACGCATGGCACACTTCCGTGACATGGTGCGGGCCGGCGACTACGACGGCATCCTGGCCTTGGCCAAGCGCCTGGCTGCTGAGGGGTCCCAGATGCTCGACCTCTGCTGCGCCATCGTGGGCGAAGATGAAAAAGGCTACATGAACGCGGTGCTTGAGAAGATCGCCACCCGCGTCCCCGCTCCGATTGTGGTGGACTCGACCGAGGCCGACGTCATTGAGGAGGCCCTGAAGCGCATCCCCGGCAAGCCCGTCATTAACTCCATCAATCTTGAGGACGGGGAAAAGCGCACCAGCAAGGTGCTGCCTATGGCGCGCCGCTATGGAGCGGCCGTGGTGGCGCTCACCATTGATGAGGAGGGCATGGCGCTCACCGCCGACAAGAAGGTCGCCATCGCCAAACGCATCTATGACCTGGCCACAAAGAAATACGGCCTGCGCGGCATTGACCTGATCTTTGATCCACTCACCCTGCCCATCTCCACCGGGCAGGAAGAGTACCGCACCGCCGGAATGGAGACGCTTGAGGCCGTGCGCCGCATCAAGCAGGAGCTGCCCGAGGCCAAGACCATCCTTGGCGTCAGCAACATCAGCTTCGGCCTCAGTGCCTACGCCCGACGTGTGCTCAACAGCGTCTTTCTCAAGGAGGCCGTAGACCGCGGACTCGACGCTGCCATCGTCAACTACTCGAAGATTTACCCTCTCTACAAGATCCCCGAGCGCGAGGTTGAACTTGCCCGCAGGTTGATCTTCCGCGATGAATCCGAGGGTGACCCGCTTCAGGTCTACATGGCCCACTTCAGCGGACTCGACAAGAGCGCTGCCGCCAGCGAAGAGGTCGCCATCGAGTCCCTCAGCACGGAAGAAAAGCTCAAGCAGCTGATCATTCGCGGCGAGCGCTCTATCGGCCAGGGCAGCGCCAAGCAGACGCTCGAAGAGGTGCTTGAAAAAGCGCTGGAAACCTATACGCCATTGGACCTCATCAACACCGTCCTGCTGGATGGCATGAAGACCGTCGGCGACCTCTTCGGTGCACGCAAGATGCAGCTTCCTTCAGTGCTCGATTCGGCCGCCACCATGAAGGCCGCTGTCGCCTATCTTGAGCCGAAGATGGAAAAGATGGAAGGTGCGCAGAAAGGGACCATCGTCCTTGCCACCGTCAAGGGCGACGTCCACGACATCGGCAAGAACCTTGTGGACATCATTCTCTCCAATAACGGCTTTAAGGTCGTCAACCTGGGCATCAAGCAGCCGGCCGACGCCATCATCAAGGCCGCGCAGGAGCATCATGCCGACGCCATCGGACTCAGCGGCCTGCTCGTCAAGTCCACTCTGGAGATGAAGTACGTCATCCAGGACCTGGAACGCCTTGCCATGGAAACGCCCGTCATCTGCGGAGGTGCCGCCCTCACCCGTAAGTATGTTGAGGACGACCTGCGCCGCGAATACTCCTCCGCCGTTTTCTATGCAGAGGACGCCTTCGCCGGACTGCACGTCATGACCGACCTCACCACCGAAGACGAAGAGGCCCGCAAAAAGCGCCTGGAAGACGGCAAGACCGTCAAGGTCTTCACGAAAGTTACCGTGACGGAGGAGGCGGCCGCACCGGCGGAGGTCAGCACAGCGCGCTCCACCTGGGTCAGCGATGCTCCCGACGTGCCCACGCCGCCCTTCTATGGTGTGCGCGTCAAAAAAGACTTCTGCCTCGATGAAGTCTTCGCCTACATCAATGAAACTGCGCTCTTCAAAAACCAGTGGCAGCTCAAGACGGCCTCCGCCACGGATTACATCCGTCTGGTTGAGGAAAAGTACCGCCCCATCCTGGAAGACTTAAAGAAGGAGATCAAGTCCAAAGACTGGTTCCATCCAAAACTCGTCTACGGTTTCTTCCCCGCCCAGGCCGATGGCAACGATCTCGTCGTCTATGCCCCGGTGGACCCCACCACCAGTACGCCCAAAGAGCGCCTGCGCATCACCTTTCCGCGCCAGCGTGATGGCCGCAAGCTGTCCATTGCCGACTTCTTCCTGCCCAAGGATTCGGGCCGTTTCGATGTCGTCGGCTTCTCCGTAGTCACCATCGGCGACCGCGCCAGCCAGGTCACCAAAGAGCTGTTTGAAGCCGGCGACTTCACCCGTTACCTTTATGTCCACGGCCTGAGCGTGGAAACCGCCGAGGCCTTGGCCGAACTGGCCCACAAGCTCATCCGCCAGGAGCTTGGCATTGCCGGCGAGGACTCCCCGAAGATCAAAGACCTCTTCCACCAGAAATATCGCGGATCGCGCTACTCTTTCGGGTACCCGGCCTGCCCCAACCTCGAAGACCAGACCAAAATCTTCGACCTTCTTGAGCCGGAAAAGAACATCGGCGTCCGCCTCACCGAAGGCTTCCACCTCGAACCGGAGCAGAGCACCAACGCCATCATCGTCCATCATCCGCAGGCCAAATACTTCGTCGTCTAG